A single Brassica rapa cultivar Chiifu-401-42 chromosome A04, CAAS_Brap_v3.01, whole genome shotgun sequence DNA region contains:
- the LOC103866320 gene encoding pectinesterase 5 yields MNTPIKLAFLILCIALTATAFIIPAKRDAVTPEHEKTVAGICSVVQDKRLCSITLKTVPSNDPDVLVRHLATGAETSVKKGLKFLSGIKPKYKGDKFATTCITSCEKQLNNALEDFSDFWKAAGKDITSMADNYFTCKKKMTSIFNYQSSCLDDIYDKTLLKEVQGGIGLGKRMSGESVDVFAGMGKVFNTLNIKTKLNQKDTDSLLPPPLSFYYV; encoded by the coding sequence atgaACACTCCAATAAAACTCGCCTTTCTAATTCTATGCATCGCCCTAACCGCAACCGCATTCATTATCCCAGCCAAACGTGACGCCGTCACACCGGAACACGAAAAAACAGTGGCAGGAATCTGCAGCGTTGTCCAAGACAAACGTCTCTGTAGCATAACCTTGAAAACCGTCCCAAGCAATGATCCCGACGTTTTGGTCCGTCACTTAGCGACGGGAGCAGAAACCTCCGTTAAAAAGGGCTTGAAGTTCCTCTCCGGAATCAAACCCAAGTACAAGGGAGACAAATTTGCCACAACTTGCATCACCAGTTGCGAGAAACAGCTAAACAACGCCTTGGAAGACTTTTCAGATTTCTGGAAAGCCGCGGGAAAAGACATAACGAGCATGGCTGATAATTACTTCACATGTAAGAAGAAGATGACATCGATCTTCAACTACCAGTCGAGTTGTCTCGATGACATTTACGACAAAACATTGTTGAAAGAGGTTCAAGGAGGGATTGGGCTTGGGAAAAGAATGAGTGGCGAGTCTGTGGATGTGTTCGCTGGAATGGGAAAAGTGTTTAACACTCTTAACATTAAGACCAAACTAAACCAGAAAGATACTGATTCGTTGCTCCCACCACCTTTGTCCTTTTACTACGTCTGA
- the LOC103866319 gene encoding pectinesterase 5: MIGKVVVSVASVLLLVGVAIGVVAIVNRNNDTPLSPQMKAVQGICQATSDKASCVKTLEPVKSDDPNKLIKAFILATQDAITKSSNFTGKTEGKLGSSISPNNKAVLDYCKRVFMYALEDLGTIIEEMGEDLNQIGSKIDQLKQWLTGVYNYQTDCLDDIEEDDLRKTIGEGIANSKILTGNAIDIFHTVVSAMAKLNIKMDDFKNMTGDFFSSSEKGAAPVDKKATPAVDTPVADPDGPSRRLLEDLDDLGIPRWVSGTDRKLMANAGRGEKGGEGGARIKATYVVAKDGSGQFKTVQQAVDACPQKNPGRCIIHIKAGIYKEQVVIPKKKNNIFMFGDGARKTIISFNRSVKLTPGTTTSLSGTVQVESEGFMAKFIGFKNTAGPMGHQAVAIRVNGDRAVLFNCRFDGYQDTLYANNGRQFYRNIVVSGTIDFIFGKGATVIQNSMIVVRKGNKNQFNTVTADGNEKGLSMKIGIVLQNCRIVADKKLQAERLTVASYLGRPWKKYSTTAVINSEIGDVIKPEGWKIWDGESFHKTCKYVEFNNRGPGANTNKRVDWVKIAKSASEVNQFSVANWLAPVEWIQEANVPVNLGL, translated from the exons atgatagGAAAAGTTGTTGTTTCTGTGGCCTCCGTCCTTTTATTGGTCGGAGTAGCCATAGGAGTCGTTGCCATCGTTAACAGAAACAACGACACTCCTCTGTCTCCACAGATGAAAGCCGTTCAAGGAATTTGCCAGGCTACTTCTGACAAAGCCTCGTGTGTCAAAACACTCGAGCCAGTCAAGAGCGATGACCCAAACAAGCTGATCAAGGCCTTCATCCTCGCTACACAAGATGCAATAACCAAATCATCAAACTTCACGGGTAAAACCGAAGGGAAATTGGGTTCAAGCATCTCACCAAACAACAAAGCCGTTCTTGATTACTGCAAGAGAGTTTTCATGTACGCGCTTGAGGATCTCGGTACCATTATTGAGGAAATGGGTGAAGATCTTAACCAGATCGGTAGCAAAATCGACCAGCTTAAACAATGGTTAACCGGTGTTTACAACTACCAAACCGATTGTCTTGATGATATCGAAGAAGATGATTTGAGAAAGACTATTGGAGAAGGCATTGCAAACTCCAAGATTCTCACAGGCAACGCTATTGACATCTTCCACACAGTCGTCAGCGCGATGGCCAAGCTTAACATCAAAATGGATGATTTCAAGAACATGACAGGTGATTTCTTCTCTTCCTCCGAGAAAGGAGCAGCTCCAGTCGACAAAAAAGCCACTCCTGCCGTTGATACTCCCGTGGCCGATCCAGACGGTCCTTCTCGTCGTCTTCTTGAAGACCTTGACGACCTCGGAATCCCAAGATGGGTTTCGGGTACAGACAGGAAGCTCATGGCTAACGCTGGACGTGGCGAAAAGGGTGGTGAAGGTGGTGCTAGAATCAAAGCAACCTATGTGGTGGCTAAGGATGGAAGCGGACAGTTTAAGACGGTCCAACAAGCCGTTGATGCTTGTCCCCAGAAAAACCCAGGTAGATGCATTATCCACATCAAGGCTGGTATCTACAAAGAGCAAGTTGTGATCCCTAAGAAAAAGAACAACATCTTCATGTTCGGAGATGGTGCAAGAAAGACCATTATCTCTTTCAACAGAAGCGTTAAACTCACCCCTGGAACCACCACTTCCCTTAGTGGCACAGTCC AGGTGGAATCTGAAGGGTTCATGGCTAAATTTATTGGATTCAAGAACACAGCTGGTCCAATGGGACACCAAGCCGTGGCAATCAGAGTGAATGGAGACCGTGCAGTCCTCTTCAACTGTAGATTCGATGGTTACCAAGACACTCTATACGCTAACAACGGTCGTCAGTTCTACAGAAACATCGTCGTCTCAGGAACAATCGATTTCATCTTCGGAAAGGGCGCAACCGTTATCCAAAACTCAATGATTGTTGTCCGTAAAGGAAACAAGAATCAATTCAACACCGTCACAGCCGACGGAAACGAAAAGGGACTATCCATGAAAATCGGTATCGTCCTCCAGAACTGCCGCATCGTTGCAGACAAGAAACTACAGGCAGAGAGGTTAACCGTTGCGTCGTACTTGGGAAGGCCGTGGAAGAAGTACTCCACCACCGCGGTCATCAACAGCGAGATCGGTGATGTGATTAAACCCGAAGGATGGAAAATCTGGGATGGGGAGAGTTTCCACAAGACATGTAAGTACGTTGAGTTCAACAACCGTGGACCAGGAGCTAACACTAACAAAAGAGTTGACTGGGTTAAGATCGCCAAGTCTGCGTCTGAGGTTAACCAGTTCTCTGTGGCTAACTGGTTGGCTCCCGTTGAATGGATTCAAGAAGCTAACGTGCCCGTCAACCTTGGAttataa